DNA from Geobacter sulfurreducens PCA:
CAGGCGATGTTGGAGCAGGTCTTGGTGCCGCCGTCCCACATGGTGGCCGTGTCGAGCGCCTGCTTGGCTGAATCGTTGGCACCGGAGACCTTGTAGCCGCCGTTGCGCTTCCAGACGCTGCTGTAGGTGGCGATGGCGAAGCTTGCCGGCCGCATCTGGGCTTTGGAGATGACGGCCACGGGTTTGAACGCCACATCCACGAGGCCGTTGACGTGCTTCGACCGGTCCGCGATCGCAGCCCGATTGCCCGACAGGGCACCGACGGCGTTGCCGTCGTAATGGCAGGTCTTGCAGACCGCGTTGTCGTCGTTGCGGGCGGTGGTGACGGTCTCGTAGTGGCAGATGTTGCAGCTGATGGTGGTGGCGGTGGCTGCATTGCCATGGCTGCTGCTGCCGGTGGTGCCGGCCGTGGCGCGCTTGCCCGGGCTGCTGTAGATGTTCATGGCGTGGATGCCGATCTGGTGGCCGCCTGCCACGCCGGTGTAGCCGAGGAAACGGTTGTTGTAGTGGGACGAGGACCCGGCAATGGTGCTGTTGGGCGAGTTGCCGTGACAGGCGGCGCAGCGGTCGCCGGCAAAGCTGCCGCCGTACCAGTCGGGCGTGGCGGCGTAGACCAGGTTTGCGGCGTAGCCGTTGCTGTGGCAGTAGACCGACGCGCACCTGACCGACGCGCCGGTGGTGCCGGTCAGGCCGCTGCCGGCTGAATTGAGTCCGCTGCCGTTGGTCGCGCCGTTTTTCGTTTTCAGCCCGCCGGCATTCACATCGTTCTTGCTGAGGGAGAGGTCGATGTGGCCGTCGATGTGGTGCACCGGATCCATCGGATGGCAGTTGGCGCAGCCGTAGCGATAGGCCGCTCCCACCGGGTGGTTGCCGGTATAGGCATAGAAGGTCGGGATCATCCCTCCCACGTGGATGCCATGGGCGCCTCCCAACCCGGCGATGGGGTGGCAGGCGTTGCAGTTCTGGGCGGAACCGCCCCAGCGGGGGGTCGCGTAGGCCCTGCCGGTCTGCCGGCCGTTGGAGTGGCAGTAGACGTTGGTGCAGCGGCGGCTGAGGTCGTTGTAGGACGGGCTGTTGCCGCCCGCGACCGCGGTGTTGAAGGTGACGTTCTTCTGGGTGTTGGCGTGCAGGGTCGTGCCGGGCACCAGGGAGACGCCGTTCTGGGTGGTGCCGGCGTGGCAGGTGCTGCAGTCGCCGGCCGACCTGACGTGTTTCGGGTTGTGGGAGTTGAACCAGTTACGGTCGGCAGAGCTGTAGTTGTTGTAGTTGGGCTCGCCGAACCGGCTGACAAAGACCCCGGCCGGGCCGGCGGTGGACGCGCCGTGACAGGACGAGCAGCCGTAGGTGGTCGCCGTATCGCTCCAGGGCACCATGGTCCGGTATGCCGGGGAGCGCTGGCCCGAGCTGTGGCAGTAGACATTCGAGCAGGTGCCGGCGGCGATCGTGCCGGCCCGCTGTCCGGAGTAATCCTTGAAGCGGTTTACGTGCCTGGCCTTATCGGCAATGGTCAGGTTCCCGGAAACGGTAGGGGCGTGGCACTCCACGCAGCCGATACCCGTGCCGAGCCCGCCGTTGTAGCTTGCATCCACGTGTTTGCGGTGGTTGTTTGACGCAATGACGTTGCCGCTCCCCTGCTGACCGCCATGGCAGCCGGTGCAGCCTGTCGGGAAGTCGGCCGCCCCCCAGGTCACGGCGTAGTCGTTGAACGGCGGCGTGGTGGTGGCGCCGTCGGAGTGGCAGTAGATATTCCGGCAGGTGCCGTAGGCGGTGCCCACGTCCTTGGCCACATGCCCGGCGGCGCCGCCGTAGGTTCCGGCGCTGCCGATGGCGGCCTCGAAGGAGATATCGGCCTTCTTGTTCACGTGCTGCGTCGGATCGCCGATCTGGCGGGAATTCGTCACTGTTGCGCCATGGCACTGGACACAACCGATCTGCGCCGCGGCATTCACCCCCACGTGCGCCCCGTGGGACCCGGTCTGCATGGGAGAGCCGGAGTCGGCATCCCCCCGGTGACAGCCGAGACAACTGGTGCCGAGCGTGCCTGCCCAGTCGGGCGACTGATTGGGAGGGTCGTAGCTGCCGGCCTTGGTGCCGGGGCTGTGGCAGTAGAGGTTGGTGCACGCGCCGGTGCGGGACGGGTTGTAGAGATAGAGGGGATAGCTCACATCGCCGCTGAAGGAGCCGCCGGTGTTGGGAAATGCCGTGAACTGGATCACCAGCCCCCGCCGGCCGGCGCTCGTGGCATGGGAGAACGCCCCCTTGCCCGGCTTGGCCGCATGGTCGGGGTGACACTTGACGCAGGCCGTGGTCACATCCCCGTAGTACTGGGCATGCTTTGCGTGGCGAGCGTCCGCCGGAGGGGCGCTGTGGCAGGTGGCGCATTTCTGCTGGATCGTCTTGCCGCCGTCCAGGTAGAGCGGCGTGGCCCCGTTCTGGGGGGTCGTCTTCTCGAAGTGGCAGTTGACGTTGGAGCAGGTGCCGAAGCTCGGGCTCGCCGTGCGGGTGAAGGACGTAAGGTTCCTGTAACGGGCCGTGAGCCGCGAGTTATTGATAGTGGTCACAAAGTCCACGTTGTTGTTGCGGTGGTTGTAGGTGGCGGGCATCTTGTGGCAGATGGCGCAGTTGGGGGTTCCGGCGCTAAGCCAGGCATGGGTGTCGTGGCTTCCCATGAACCGGCCGGTGGAGATGTTGCGATAGGGGGCATCAACCGGCGGCATGCCGTGGCAGCCGGAACAGTCGGTAATGGTGCCGGCTGCGGCCGTACCGGCGAGCGCGAAGAGCGCAGCCGCACATGCCAGCGCCGACAGGACTGCCGCACCGGCCAGTGCACAGCCCCTGTGCCATTTCATATACACATTAATCATGACGACCCTCCGCCTCTTTCCGCAGGAGTACCCGACAACTGACAATTCTTGCAGCCCCTTAACGGCCCGCTGTCGCCTTATCACCGACCAGCAAGCATAACAAATATTAATTATTACAGACTAATTCAGCGTGAAATCGGTTAACCGTTTGATATTTCTAACCCTACCGTTTTAATACAATATGAAATGTCAAAATCACTAACTGTTATTTCACTGCGTCAATAAGCAAAGCAAAAACCGAGCCTTTTATCCCGGAGATCCCTGTGAAATGGCATATACACTCATGTGGTGAAAAGTCAGTCGCAGACAGTCATTGTTACATTTGAGAAAAAAAAGGAACAACACCGGAGGGATGCGCCTCAGAACACTACAAAAACACTCAAATAATCGGCTGTCAGGCGGTACGGGCCCGCCAGAAAAGGCAGGCGGCGAGAACAGCGGCGAATCCCGCCAGAAGGGCGGCCTTGCCGGCAAGGGAAACGCCGGCTGCCGTGGCGGCAATGCCCCACGACTGGACCAGGGCGCCGCCGATGAGCATCCCCACCACCACGAGCCCCGCATCGGCGTCCCCCTCGCCCGCCTTGATGAGCTGGCGGAAGGGGCAGCCGCCGATGAGGACGGAAATCCACCCCACGAGCCCCATGCCGAGGAAGCTCCAGAGGTGCTCCGGATGGGCGCCGGGCTGGCCGTGGAGACCGGGGTTGAATCTGCCGAAGGCTACGTTGGCGGCCACCGCCGCAGCCAGAAAGGCCACCACACCCCAGAGGGCCGGGGTCCGTCTGCCCATGATGAACGCATCACGGATGCTGCCGGTTATGCAGAAGCGGCTCCGCTGGGCCATGGCGCCGAGCAGCGCGCCGGCGCCCAGGGCAAGGGGAACGGGAGCGTGCTGTGCCGCGCTCCCCTGGCCGGAAAAGATGATGAAACCGGGGCGAACGAGAAGAAAGACCAGGAGCAGGAGAAAGAAGGCCGGGATCAGCGGGCCGCCGTGACCAACGCCCGGTGACGGGTGCCCCGGCTCCACCCCGTTGGCGAGCCCCCGGAGACCGGCCCAGACCCCGGCGACCAGCCCCACGACGCCGGCAACGGCGGTCAGGTCGCCGGCAGCCAGGCGCAGGAAGAGCTTGATGGGGCAGCCGATGAAGATGGCACAGCCGACAATGAGGAACACTCCCGCAACGAGGCGCGGCAGGGGGGCGCCCCCGCCGCGGGAGCGGAACTCGCGAAAGAGCAGTGCGCTGGCCGCGGCGCCGAGCACGAAGCCGATCAGTTCAGGCCGCAGGTACTGCATGCGGGGGTTGTCGTGCATCCCCAGGGCCCCGGCGCTGTTCTCCATGAAGCAGGAAACGCAGATTCCCGAGTTCTCCGGATTACCCCAGACCGCCAGAAGCGCACCGAGGCCGCCGAGGAAAAGCCCCGCCGCCACCACCATCCAGAAATGCCGATCCCGCAGCACTACTCGCACCCTCCCGCCAGCCGACTCTTCAGGTAGTTGACCTTGCGCAGGGACGCCGCCAGGCTCCGGTTGCCAGGGTTGGCGGCTGCCCGGCCGCCGATGCCCGCCAGCCCCTCGACCACCAGGCCCTCGATGGCGCGGCGCCGTGACAGGGGGCTCTGTGCGTCCACGTAATCGCCATTGAGCCTGACCCCTTCCTCAAAGGAAGCCACGGCCTCGTCCAGTGCCCCCATCTTCCGGAGGATCTCCCCCCTGAGGATGTAGCCGTGGGCCTCGCCGGGGTAGCTTCGGATCAGCTCGTTCAGCCTCAGGAGGGCTTCCTGGTCGTTGCCGGCCGTGCGCAACTCCTCCACCGGCCCATAGAGCCTGGCGATCAGCTCGACGCGGGCGCGATAGGCCATCTCACGCTCCACGGCCTTGCCGAGGCCCGCGGCCCTGCCTGCTCCTGCCCCGTGATTCGTTGCAAGAACACCGGCCAGAGCCGCAATGACGACGGCCAGGAGCAGCCAGGTTATTTTGTCGAAGGTGTCGGTGAACATTGGAAAAACCAGCCTTTTCAGGTCAGTACGTCTGATATGGCGGCATATTGACACGCTTCGCCATTTCACGGATAAGGTCGTAATCGCTGTCCAGCAGATCTTCATAGCCGTCGATCCAGGCGGCCTTCAGCACCTTGAGCCGCTCCCCGTCCACCTCGGCGGTGTCGCCGGGCTTCAGGGCCAGGAGGGCGTCCTTCACCTTCTTCACCAGGGCCGGATCGGTTCCCTTGGCCACGGCAAAGGTGCAGTAGGGGATCGGCTTGCTCTGGGCGAGGATGACGAAGTCGTCCGCCGAGATCTTTCCTTCCTGTGCCATGGTTTCCAGGTCGAGGACCGGCGCGGCGGCCACGTCATACTTGCCGTGCAGGACGCCGTAGATGAGTTTTTCGTGCTTGAAGGAGCCCGAGGGGATGGAATAGGTCCCCAGGTCGTGCTCCGGGTTGATGCCGGCCGAGAGCATCAGGTCGTACTCGGCCAGGTAGCCGGTGGGAGCCAGCATGGGGCCGAAGGCCAGCCTCTTCCCCCGGATGTGGTCGAGTGTTTCGATGCCGCTCCCCTTGCGGGCGATGAGGGCGCCCGCGGAACGGGAGCCGAAGGTGCCGCGCTTTTCCGATGCCACCAGCTCGACGCCGTGGTTCTCCCGCAGGATGACGTAGATCAGGGAGTTGGTGTGGGTAAAGGTGAACTCGCCGGACTTGAACCGTTTCTCGAAATCGTGGGTATCCACCGGCACCGCCACGAAGTCGACCCCGCACCTGTCGGACAGATAGCGGGTGAGTGGGAGGAAGCGGGACATGGTCTCCTGCTCGTTGTTGCAGAGCATGTAGCCGATCTTCACCACGGGCCGGGCCCCCTCGGGCTTGCAGCCGGCAAGGAAGGCGGCAAAGAGGGCCAGCATGAAACATCGCGTCAGGGTCGAAAAATTCATTACATGGAGTCCTGTCGTTGTCCGGGCGGTTAACCCGCTACCAGCACGAGGGGTCTTCACCCTCAAGGGATTGATGCATGACGTATGCCCTGCCGCGGCATCCCCCCCGGCATTCCGCCAGCTCGCCGCAGGCACCGCAGGCGCGGGGATGCTCCAGGAGCCGGCGCCGGAGGGCCTTTTTCGCTTCCGAGGCAATGAGCTCCTGCAGGGGCATCTCGCCCGCGGTGCCGAGCCTCACCGGCAGGGTGGGACAGGGATAGACACCGCCGTCGGGGGCGATGGCGATCATGGTGTTGGCCGCCTGGCATCCCCCCTGGGGAAAGGGTACGCCGGGGTTGAAGGCCCGCCAGAGGAACGGATCGTGAATGGTCAGGGCAAGGCGCTGGGCGCCGCCTTCGGCGTCCAGGGCGTTCGCCAGCTCCCGCTGTTCGTTCATGGTGAGGAAGAACGGGGGCTCGCCTCCGTACAGGCGTTGCATGGGGAGGACGAGCCGGGTGATCCCCCGGTCGAGACAGTAATGCACAAGGGTCGGGAGTTCGCGCCAGTTCCCGTGGGTCACCGCATAGGATACGCCGGCGGACGGCTCGTCCTGCCACTCCCCGGAGTCGAGCAGATCGGCATGGTCCACGTCAAG
Protein-coding regions in this window:
- a CDS encoding CxxxxCH/CxxCH domain c-type cytochrome; its protein translation is MINVYMKWHRGCALAGAAVLSALACAAALFALAGTAAAGTITDCSGCHGMPPVDAPYRNISTGRFMGSHDTHAWLSAGTPNCAICHKMPATYNHRNNNVDFVTTINNSRLTARYRNLTSFTRTASPSFGTCSNVNCHFEKTTPQNGATPLYLDGGKTIQQKCATCHSAPPADARHAKHAQYYGDVTTACVKCHPDHAAKPGKGAFSHATSAGRRGLVIQFTAFPNTGGSFSGDVSYPLYLYNPSRTGACTNLYCHSPGTKAGSYDPPNQSPDWAGTLGTSCLGCHRGDADSGSPMQTGSHGAHVGVNAAAQIGCVQCHGATVTNSRQIGDPTQHVNKKADISFEAAIGSAGTYGGAAGHVAKDVGTAYGTCRNIYCHSDGATTTPPFNDYAVTWGAADFPTGCTGCHGGQQGSGNVIASNNHRKHVDASYNGGLGTGIGCVECHAPTVSGNLTIADKARHVNRFKDYSGQRAGTIAAGTCSNVYCHSSGQRSPAYRTMVPWSDTATTYGCSSCHGASTAGPAGVFVSRFGEPNYNNYSSADRNWFNSHNPKHVRSAGDCSTCHAGTTQNGVSLVPGTTLHANTQKNVTFNTAVAGGNSPSYNDLSRRCTNVYCHSNGRQTGRAYATPRWGGSAQNCNACHPIAGLGGAHGIHVGGMIPTFYAYTGNHPVGAAYRYGCANCHPMDPVHHIDGHIDLSLSKNDVNAGGLKTKNGATNGSGLNSAGSGLTGTTGASVRCASVYCHSNGYAANLVYAATPDWYGGSFAGDRCAACHGNSPNSTIAGSSSHYNNRFLGYTGVAGGHQIGIHAMNIYSSPGKRATAGTTGSSSHGNAATATTISCNICHYETVTTARNDDNAVCKTCHYDGNAVGALSGNRAAIADRSKHVNGLVDVAFKPVAVISKAQMRPASFAIATYSSVWKRNGGYKVSGANDSAKQALDTATMWDGGTKTCSNIACHNGQSVKWTDNNGITECVSCHSAM
- the yedE gene encoding YedE family putative selenium transporter, giving the protein MLRDRHFWMVVAAGLFLGGLGALLAVWGNPENSGICVSCFMENSAGALGMHDNPRMQYLRPELIGFVLGAAASALLFREFRSRGGGAPLPRLVAGVFLIVGCAIFIGCPIKLFLRLAAGDLTAVAGVVGLVAGVWAGLRGLANGVEPGHPSPGVGHGGPLIPAFFLLLLVFLLVRPGFIIFSGQGSAAQHAPVPLALGAGALLGAMAQRSRFCITGSIRDAFIMGRRTPALWGVVAFLAAAVAANVAFGRFNPGLHGQPGAHPEHLWSFLGMGLVGWISVLIGGCPFRQLIKAGEGDADAGLVVVGMLIGGALVQSWGIAATAAGVSLAGKAALLAGFAAVLAACLFWRARTA
- a CDS encoding phosphate/phosphite/phosphonate ABC transporter substrate-binding protein, translated to MNFSTLTRCFMLALFAAFLAGCKPEGARPVVKIGYMLCNNEQETMSRFLPLTRYLSDRCGVDFVAVPVDTHDFEKRFKSGEFTFTHTNSLIYVILRENHGVELVASEKRGTFGSRSAGALIARKGSGIETLDHIRGKRLAFGPMLAPTGYLAEYDLMLSAGINPEHDLGTYSIPSGSFKHEKLIYGVLHGKYDVAAAPVLDLETMAQEGKISADDFVILAQSKPIPYCTFAVAKGTDPALVKKVKDALLALKPGDTAEVDGERLKVLKAAWIDGYEDLLDSDYDLIREMAKRVNMPPYQTY
- a CDS encoding GeoRSP system SPASM domain protein produces the protein MELSSPITIYWDLPATAADPSLLLAIAAGIIDCRPLMLNVTSTAPTSPGWLGEVLERFRGGPAAVTLTIPPQAHDDTVRALVAHGAVRELLLDVDHADLLDSGEWQDEPSAGVSYAVTHGNWRELPTLVHYCLDRGITRLVLPMQRLYGGEPPFFLTMNEQRELANALDAEGGAQRLALTIHDPFLWRAFNPGVPFPQGGCQAANTMIAIAPDGGVYPCPTLPVRLGTAGEMPLQELIASEAKKALRRRLLEHPRACGACGELAECRGGCRGRAYVMHQSLEGEDPSCW